The Planctomycetaceae bacterium nucleotide sequence CTGAGTTTGCAAAGGCGCTGCCAGGCCGCGCGATTCAGGCTTTATCGACCATCACAGACGCCAGCAGAATCTTCGAAAACAATACGTTCGCTCCGGATGAAGTGGGCCCCGTTGGTTATCTGCTGGTCCGGTTTTTGATTTCGAACGGAGGTGTCGGAAAGATTCAGCAACTGATCGGCTCGCTCAGCACAAATCCGAATGTTGGCCAGGCGATCCAGCAGGCTTATGGAACATCGGCTGCGAATCTGGGGCAGGCATTCATGAAAAATGGCCGTTGAAAACGCTGCCCGCCAGACAGATCAGCAGTTCTCACCGAGCCTGATGGTTCGGTTGAGTGGTAAACACGACTCTACTGGTGTTGAAGGTGTTGAATTGAAGGTGCAGAAAATGAATCGGATTGTCGTGGCGTTGCTTTGGCACCTTCTGTTCGTGCCTGTGGTCTGTGGTCAAAGTTCGGAGTATTCCCTGGAAGAGAATGTCCCGTATCGATCGGGCGATGAGCTGACCGACTACATGAGGGAACGTTGCCGGCTGGACGTGTACTACCCCCGAAACAAGACTCAGTTTTCCACCGTGGTGTGGTTTCACGGCGGCGGAATCAGTGCCGGAGAAAAGTCGATACCGCCGGGGTTAAAAGAAAAAGGGATTGCGGTTGTCGCCGTCAACTATCGATTGAGCCCCCATGTTCGGGCTCCGGCCTATCTGGAAGATGCCGCAGCGGCCGTTGCATGGACCTTCCGTAATATTGAGCGATTCGGGGGCTCCCGAGCCAGGATCTTTGTCAGTGGGCATTCTGCAGGCGGCTACCTGACCAGCATGATTGGGCTGGATAAGTCGTGGCTGCAGGCGGAGGGCGTGGATGCTGATGATATTGCCGGGTTAATTCCGTACAGCGGTCACACCATCACTCACTTTACCATTCGAAGTGAGATGGGGCTGAGCAGGACCCAGCCGCTGGTCGACCGGTATGCCCCCCTGTTTCATGTCAGGGACGATGCGCCGCCGCTGTTGCTGATCACGGGGGATCGAGACATGGAGATGCTGGGGCGGTATGAAGAAAACGCTTATCTTTGGAGGATGATGAAGGAAGCCGGGCATGCGAAAACTGAATTGTTTGAGCTGGAAGGGTACGATCACGGTGGAATGGCCGAGCCCTCTCACCCACTGCTGCTGAAGTTCATTCGACAGCACGCGTCCCGCTGACCTTGACGTAGGAACTGTTCCAGAAACCTGGAATTGGTTGTGCATGAACAGCAACAGGAGTTTGCACATCCTTCAGGCCGGTCTATGAGGCGGTTTACCTTGTGAAAGGCCCGGAACTTGTTCTCTGGCTTTCGGAATATCGGATAAGGGAACGGTATCTGGTGTTGAATGGCGGCAGTATCGTCGGTATTCTCCCGCGTTTCCGCGATTTTTGCCGTGTCTGGGATCACCATCGTACGGCTTGATGGAATCACTTGAAGAGAATCTCTGGTCGGTGTGTACGCAAAGCGGGCGTGCCGGAGCTGAGATTCTTCCTGTTTGATGTCTGGAATTCTTTCCGGCGGAGACCTGATTCCAGTTTGCGGGCCGAAATGGCCGAAACAACGCTGCATCCACCCATTTGGTTACAGGACGCGTTTGTTGGTGGCGTTTTGTCGGTATACCCGACTTGTGAATACATTTGACAGAATTTGAATTGGGATATCCTCGATGTCCGAAGATCTTCGACTTCCAGTGGAACGCCGCGGTAAGCTGGGTTCAGCAGAAAGCCGGCGCCTGCGAATTGCTGGTCGTACGCCTGCAAATCTTTACGGAATGGGTAAATCGCCCGAATCCGTGACTGTTTGTTCAGAGCTTGTTGAAAAGCTTGTCGCGACTCGATCATCTGTTGTTGATGTCGAGCTGGACGGGCAGACTGAAAAGGCTGTGGTGCAGGAGCTGCAGTGGGATGTCTTCAGTACGCATGTTCATCACCTGGACCTGAAGCGGGTCGATCCTGATGGTGTGGCGACTCTGGATGTTCCTATTGAGCTGCGTGGTGAGGCGGTTGGTTTGAAGGACGGCGGTGCAATTCGCCAGTTGTCCAAAACCATCCGAATTACTTGTCCGGATTACCGGATACCTCGGTCAATCGTAGTTCGAACAGGGGCTTTGCGGATTGGCGATTCTGTGAAAGCGGGCGATGTTCAGTTGCCTGAGCACGCGACCCTGGCAGGTGATGCAGGGGCCGTTCTTGTTGAATTGTACGACCCCCGAAAGGTTTGATCGTCGCTTGTGTCGGGTTGTGCAGACTGATGAAATTAATCGTAGGCCTCGGGAATCCCGGGGCGCAGTATGCAGGTACTCGGCACAACGTTGGGTTTGATGTGATTTCGGATCTGTGCCAGCGATGGCAGGTTGGGAAATCACAGCTGAAATATCAGTCAGAGATGTGGGAGTCTTTTCAGGGGGGCCAAAAGGTCCTTCTGGTAGCCCCTCAGACATACATGAATCGAAGCGGAGAATCTGTTCAGCAGATTGCCCGCTTTTTTCAGGTTCCGTCGGAGCAGGTTCTTGTGATCTGCGACGATATGAATCTGCCGGTGGGGCAGCTCCGATGGCGGGCTGCGGGATCGGCTGGTGGTCAAAAAGGATTGGCGGACATCATTCTTCGTTTGGCAACGGAGCAAGTTCCCCGGTTGCGGATCGGGGTTGGTCGGCCACCCGGAAGAATGGACGCAAGTTCATGGGTTCTGGGGCGATTTCGCCCTGATGAACAGGATGTGATAGGCGTTGCCCTGAAAAGAGCTGCAGATTCTGTGGAAACAGCGGTCTGTGAATCGGTAGTGGCAGCGATGAATAAGTACAATCGTGCTGACGAAGGCTGACCCCGTTCTTCCGAGCGGGGGTGGCAGATAGAATTTGCCCTGGTTTGTAACCTGTTGTTGAGGAGCGTGAGTTAGGTGTCTGTTGCAGAAGCAAAACCGGTTCGAGAGAACCAATACGAAGGCATGTTCCTTGTTGACAGTGGCAAGTTCGCCATGGATTCAGAAGGCGTCGTGGCCCAGATCATGGCGGTTCTGAAGCGTGCGGGGGCCAATGTTGTGGCTCATCGTCCCTGGCAGGACGGAAAGCTGGCCTATGAAATTGAAGGCATGAAAAAGGGCCTGCATTACATCGTCTGCTTTACCATGCCAAGTCAGGGGATGACGGTCCTCAACCGTCAGGCACATTTGAACGAAACAATCGTTCGGCACATGGTTATTCGCCATCCGAAAGAAGTGTTCGAAGCAACTGTGGCTGCAATCACTGGTTCCGGTGCGAGCGAAGAATCGGCCGAAGAAGGTGAATCTGCCCCTACTGACGAAGGCTCTGAAGCAGCAGAATGATGCTGCACCTCCGTCCAGAGTTTCCGTCCCGTACACGTGGCGTTGTGGCTCTGTCTGAGGATCATCAACCGCGGAGTGTCCTGCGATGGCATCGTTCAACAAGGTGATTTTGGTCGGAAACCTGACTCGTGACCCCGAAGTTCGCTACACAACCGGCGGAACAGCGGTAACTGAGCTGGGGATGGCCGTGAGTCGTCAGTGGACCGATAAAGGTTCGAATGAACGAAAAGAGGAAACCACGTTTGTCGACGTGACACTCTGGGGCCGAACTGCAGAGATTGCAGGAGAGTACCTTTCGAAGGGGCGACCCGTCCTGATCGAGGGTCGATTGCAACTGGATCAGTGGGAAGACCGGGAAACGGGTCAAAAACGATCGAAGCTGAAGGTGGTTGGTGAGTCCATGCACATGCTTGGTGGGCGCAATGACAGCGGATCTGGCGGAGCTCCCCAGTCAGCTGGTCAGGGGCGACCTGCCAGCAATCGTTCATCGATTGGAGCAGGCGGAGACGAAGATCACAGCGGCGGGCGATCACCGGATCAAACGTTTTACGACGACGTACCGAGTTCGGATGACGACGTGCCGTTCTAGCATTGTTTGGAATCAAAAGGCTGAGGTCATAGCCTCGTTTAAGATTTAAGGAATTGGTGATTCAATGGTTGGTCAGTCTTCATCTGCTTCCCGCTCAATCGAAGTGTTGCTGGTTCACGACGTTAACAATCTTGGCCACCGGGGCGAAATTGTCCGAGTGAAGCCGGGCTACGCCCGTAACTATCTGCTGCCGCAGGGCAAGGCAACTGTGGCCACGGCTCAGAATAAGCGTTTGGTCGAGCGCCACAAAGAGCAACTGGCTGCTCTGGAAGCTGATCGTATTCGCAGCTTCGTCAAGATCGCTGAAGCTGTTGGCAAATACAGTGCAACGATTGAAGCTAATGCAACCGCAGACAACCATCTTTATGGTTCTGTTGTTGCCAAGGATATCAGTGAAGCTCTGAAGGCTGCAGGCCACCCTGTTGAGGCAGAACATGTTCGCCTCGAAGGACCAATCAAGGAACTGGGTATGTACACAGTGAAGCTGAAGTTTCACGAGAAGGTACAAGCCGAAGTCAAAGTCTGGGTCGTTCCATCAGCAACCAGTGCATAAACAATCACTCTGGTGAACGGACTTTGTCTGTCACTCCCCAAAAGACTCTGATCCTCAGCTGGTGCAAACCGGCTGAGGATTTTTTCTCGGATTCGTGCAATGGCTGAACGCTTCGATTCCTCTTCCCGAGGCCGCAGAAAACGCTTTGACCGATCTCGGAGCGAAGACGATGCAGCGATCGATCCTGTTCGATTACCGCCTCAGAATCTGGATGCCGAACGTGGTGTGCTCGGTAGTATATTGCTCATCAATGAAGCGATTGACGAAATCGGTGAAGCGCTTCGCGCAGAACACTTCTATGTGGACGCTCATCAAAAGATCTTTGCCGCAATCATCCGAATGTACGAGGAAGGCGTTCGTGGTATCGATGGTGTGACACTGGCGGAAGAGCTCCAGCGGCACGGTCATCTTGAAGAGATCGGTGGCACTGCGTACCTGGCTGAGATTCTGGAAGCCGTACCCCACGCTGCCCACGTCCGTTATTACGCGAAAATCGTGCGTGAAAAGTGGATGTTGCGAACGCTCATTTACAACTGTACGGAAATCCTGGCGGACAGCTATGCGCTCACTGAAGATGTCGAAGAGCTTCTTCAGTCCGCTGAGAAGCGGATTTTCAGCATTATGGAGCAGCAAACGAATACTGGTAATATCGCCATCAGTGATATTCTGATCGAAACGTTCAATCGCCTGGATGAACGGATGAAGACAGAAGGCGACGTGACCGGTATTACCACCGGGTTCGCTGACCTCGACCAACAGACCACCGGGCTTCAGCCAACCGAGTTAATCATTCTGGCGGCTCGTCCTTCCATGGGGAAAACGGCGTTGGTTTGTAATGTTGCAGAAGCTGTGGCGAGGCGTTCAGGAAAGGGCGTCCTGCTGTTCAGTCTTGAACAGTCTAATCTGGAGCTTGCCGAAAGGTTTCTTGCGATCACCGCTCGAATCAATGGTCACGATTTGCGGTCGGGCAATCTGACTGACGAACAACGTGATCTGCTCTACCAGGCATCTGATGAATTATCCCGCATGCCGTTGTTTATTGACGACAAACCCGGGAGAACGATGACGCAGGTGGCCGCCATTTCCCGGCGTCTGCATCGCAAGAGCCCCCTTGGCGTGATCATCATCGACTACCTTCAGCTGATTGAACCGGATGAAAAAGGCATTCCGCGTGAACAGCAGATTGCTCAGATTTCACGTCGCCTGAAGTTTCTTGCGAAGGAGCTGAGAGTTCCCGTGATTGCACTGGCCCAGCTGAATCGTGGTGTTGAGCTGCGCGAAGACAAACGACCACGTCTGGCGGACCTCCGCGAGAGTGGTTCCATCGAGCAGGACGCCGACATGGTGATGTTTCTGCACCGGCCTGATGCTTATGATCCGGAAGATCGTCCCGGGGAAGCTGAAATTGTTGTCGCCAAACACAGAAGCGGTCCCACAGGTATCGTCCGATTGACCTGGCGAAAAGAGTACATGCGATTTGAAAACTACAGCCCAGTCGCCGACATCGATATTGATATCTGAATCATCGTTTTCAGTGATGTTTCAATTGATTTCAGAGGTACAGAACTGCCCTGAATCCACCTTAAACTGAGCTGTTGACCTGAGCAGAATGACATGTTGATCTGTGGGTGAGGATTGACACTCTTCGCACTTGTGTCAGCACCAGCCATTGATATACCAATCCATTCCGAATGAACATCGTAAACTCCACCGGATGTCTGGTTAGGACCAATGTCAATGCAGGCAATCATTGATGCAATAAACGATCTTATCACCGATCACTGGGTGAAGTTTGTTTCCGCCGCCGCATTCACCATTGTGGGATGGATGGTGGCGCGCTGGCGAGCAGACCGCGAATGGCGAAAGCGGGAATTCTTTAACCGACTCAATATCTCATTGAATTCGATTGTGGATGGTAAACTCAGGATCCGGACTGTCAGTGAAAAACTATGCTCTGAAATCTTTCTTAATCGCGTGGCGGTTGATCGACTGATATCCACAGCTCAGGCAACAACCAAAGAGAACCCGATTATTCCCATCCCTCGGGATGACTGCTGGTTCTATCTGAATTCGGTCCTCAATGAACTCTCAGAGCAGTTTGCTGATGGGCTTTTTCGGCGCGAAGCCGGACTCAATCACACGTCAGTGACATACCTGATCTGCCTGACAAATGAATGTGACGGTGAAGTTCGAACTCGAAAAGTTCGGGCAATGGTGATTCGGAAAGAACTACTGGAGACACTGCCGGAAGAATCGCCGGAGCTGGAAAGTCCGAACCACGCCATCCGATGGAAGACCATTCAGAAGATGCAGGCAGTCTGGAAATCCGAGCCCTGGAAGTTTCTGCAGGCGGAAATCGTCGTCTGATTGCTGCTGTCCTTCAGGGACGCT carries:
- a CDS encoding alpha/beta hydrolase; translated protein: MAVENAARQTDQQFSPSLMVRLSGKHDSTGVEGVELKVQKMNRIVVALLWHLLFVPVVCGQSSEYSLEENVPYRSGDELTDYMRERCRLDVYYPRNKTQFSTVVWFHGGGISAGEKSIPPGLKEKGIAVVAVNYRLSPHVRAPAYLEDAAAAVAWTFRNIERFGGSRARIFVSGHSAGGYLTSMIGLDKSWLQAEGVDADDIAGLIPYSGHTITHFTIRSEMGLSRTQPLVDRYAPLFHVRDDAPPLLLITGDRDMEMLGRYEENAYLWRMMKEAGHAKTELFELEGYDHGGMAEPSHPLLLKFIRQHASR
- a CDS encoding 50S ribosomal protein L25 → MSEDLRLPVERRGKLGSAESRRLRIAGRTPANLYGMGKSPESVTVCSELVEKLVATRSSVVDVELDGQTEKAVVQELQWDVFSTHVHHLDLKRVDPDGVATLDVPIELRGEAVGLKDGGAIRQLSKTIRITCPDYRIPRSIVVRTGALRIGDSVKAGDVQLPEHATLAGDAGAVLVELYDPRKV
- the pth gene encoding aminoacyl-tRNA hydrolase, whose amino-acid sequence is MKLIVGLGNPGAQYAGTRHNVGFDVISDLCQRWQVGKSQLKYQSEMWESFQGGQKVLLVAPQTYMNRSGESVQQIARFFQVPSEQVLVICDDMNLPVGQLRWRAAGSAGGQKGLADIILRLATEQVPRLRIGVGRPPGRMDASSWVLGRFRPDEQDVIGVALKRAADSVETAVCESVVAAMNKYNRADEG
- the rpsF gene encoding 30S ribosomal protein S6 — encoded protein: MSVAEAKPVRENQYEGMFLVDSGKFAMDSEGVVAQIMAVLKRAGANVVAHRPWQDGKLAYEIEGMKKGLHYIVCFTMPSQGMTVLNRQAHLNETIVRHMVIRHPKEVFEATVAAITGSGASEESAEEGESAPTDEGSEAAE
- the ssb gene encoding single-stranded DNA-binding protein, whose translation is MASFNKVILVGNLTRDPEVRYTTGGTAVTELGMAVSRQWTDKGSNERKEETTFVDVTLWGRTAEIAGEYLSKGRPVLIEGRLQLDQWEDRETGQKRSKLKVVGESMHMLGGRNDSGSGGAPQSAGQGRPASNRSSIGAGGDEDHSGGRSPDQTFYDDVPSSDDDVPF
- the rplI gene encoding 50S ribosomal protein L9, with the translated sequence MVGQSSSASRSIEVLLVHDVNNLGHRGEIVRVKPGYARNYLLPQGKATVATAQNKRLVERHKEQLAALEADRIRSFVKIAEAVGKYSATIEANATADNHLYGSVVAKDISEALKAAGHPVEAEHVRLEGPIKELGMYTVKLKFHEKVQAEVKVWVVPSATSA
- the dnaB gene encoding replicative DNA helicase; translation: MAERFDSSSRGRRKRFDRSRSEDDAAIDPVRLPPQNLDAERGVLGSILLINEAIDEIGEALRAEHFYVDAHQKIFAAIIRMYEEGVRGIDGVTLAEELQRHGHLEEIGGTAYLAEILEAVPHAAHVRYYAKIVREKWMLRTLIYNCTEILADSYALTEDVEELLQSAEKRIFSIMEQQTNTGNIAISDILIETFNRLDERMKTEGDVTGITTGFADLDQQTTGLQPTELIILAARPSMGKTALVCNVAEAVARRSGKGVLLFSLEQSNLELAERFLAITARINGHDLRSGNLTDEQRDLLYQASDELSRMPLFIDDKPGRTMTQVAAISRRLHRKSPLGVIIIDYLQLIEPDEKGIPREQQIAQISRRLKFLAKELRVPVIALAQLNRGVELREDKRPRLADLRESGSIEQDADMVMFLHRPDAYDPEDRPGEAEIVVAKHRSGPTGIVRLTWRKEYMRFENYSPVADIDIDI